The DNA window GGCTAATGACGTGTTCAAGTCGACCAATGGTATTGGTTTTGCGATCATTGCCATCACAGCGGTTATTCGTTTGATATTGCTGCCGATCATGTTCGATCAGCAGAGACAATCGACGATTCAAGCAGAGAAGATGGCTATGCTGCAGCCGCAATTGACTAAAGTACAGGCAGCTTTAAAAACGGCCGAGACCCAAGAAGAGAAATTGGCTGTCAATAATGCCATGATGTCAGTTTATCGAGAAAATAATGTCTCGATGATGGGTGGCATGAATTTCCTTTCCATGCTGATCCAGCTGCCGATCATTTCAGCTCTTTATACAGCTATTCGTTTATCGACCAGTGTTTTAAAAGTTGATCATGTTGACCCGGCTGTTTTTAACAAATTGTTTCCATTGAATGGTGCACATTTTTTTGGAATTGCACTCTATAAACCATCGCTGATCATTGCGATCGTGGCAGCAATTTTTTACTTCGCCCAATCTTGGTTTACACTACAGACAACACCTGAAGCACAGAGAAAACAGATGCAGACCATGATCTGGATGAGCCCAGTCATGATTTTCTTCTTTTCGATTTTTCAATCAGCAGCATTAGGTCTTTATTTCATGGTTGGTGGTCTGTTCGTTTTGATTCAGACTTTGATTATTTTAAAGATCCGACCAGGTATTCAGGCTAAAATTCATCGAGAATTTAAAGTCAAAAATGTCGCTGATGACCTGCTGGCTAAAGCCGCAGCTAATACTAGCGAACAAGATCTTGCAAAAGACATTACAAACGATGTTTCAACTGAAGAAATTGATCCCAATAAAGGCGCACATAAGCGCAATGCTGGCAAACAGCAAAGAAAGCCAAAAATATAATGGAAATTATTACCTCAAATCAAAATTCAAGAGTTAAAATTTGGACCAGTCTGCAAACAGCCAAGGGACGTGAACAATCAGGCAGCTATTTGCTTGATGGCTGGCACTTAGTGCAAGAAGCATTAAACCAAGCAGCTCCGATCCAGGCGATTATTGCTACCGAAGCTCAAATGTCAGCACATTTGATCGATGTGCCTCAAGGAGTGCCTGCCTTTCAAGTTACGGAGGAAGTAGCTCGGCATATTGCCAAAACAAACAATCCACAAGGCATTTTTGCTCAAACTAGTCTGCCGAATAATTCTTTTGACCCCAAGTATATTCATAGTGGTTCTTGGCTTTTGCTTGATGAAATTCAAGATCCAGGCAACGCCGGTACCTTGATTCGGACCGCTGATGCAGCTGGGTTTGAGGGTGTTGCTTTATCAGCTGGTTCCGCCGATCCCTTTAATCCTAAAGTTGTTCGTGCCATGCAAGGCAGTCAGTTCCATTTGAAGGTCGTCAAGGATGTTGATTTAGCAGCATGGATCGATGCACTTGAAGAAAATGATTATGATGTTTTTGGTACAACACTGTCAGCGACTTCAGTTGACTATAAAACGATCGTACCGGAAAAGAATTTTGCTTTGATCCTTGGTAATGAAGGACAAGGCATGAAGGCAGAACTGCAGGCGAAAACAACTGCCAATTTGCACATTAATTTTCCTGGTAAAGCTGAGTCTTTGAATGTGGCTGTTGCTGGTGGAATTTTAATGTTTGCATTAAATTGATTTTCCTAATAAAATGTAAGTATGGCTGAAAGAATTGAGTTGACACAATCAGCATTTGAAATCCTAGGTCGCAAATGGAATGGCTTAATTATCCAATCTCTCTTGGACAGCAGTCGGGGATCCTTACATTTTGCCGAACTTTCCAGAAACGTGCGCGCATGCAGCGACCGTGTTTTGACAGTTCGTTTGAAAGAACTGGAAGATGCTGATATCATTGAACGTGTGTGCTGTCCTGATAATGGTAAATTGGGTTATCGTCTGACTAAAAAAGGCGGTTCCATGAGACCGTTGATGTCGGAAATTTCGACATGGGCAGCGAAAAATATTTAATAATCTGCGGAAGATTAGTAGGCTGTGATGTTATTAGCGAGCTGGGTGAGTGAAAGCCGGCAGCAGTGCAAGTTGAATTTCACTTCCAATTATTCTAGTTAATCACTAGCGGGCTGCTCCGTTATCAGTTATTAGAGTTAGAAAACGTATCATGTTTTCTATAAATTTGGGTGGTAACACGATAATTCGTCCCTGATGCATCAAGTGCATGAGGGATTTTTTTATTAGTCAGGAAAATTTATGGACATTAAAGAAAAATTAGATGAATTGAATAAGAAAATTTCAGCAGAGATCGATCATTCGACCAATATTGATTTAGTTGAAAATATTCGAGTTCATCTGCTGGGCAAAAAAGGTGAATTAACTAAGATTTTAAAGGGTCTTAAAGATCTGACACCTAGTGAGAAACCTGTAGTTGGTCAGCTGGCCAACCAAATTCGAACACAATTAGAAGCTGAGATCGCTGATAAAAAAAACAGCCTCGAAGAGCTTAAACTAAACGCTAAGCTGGCAACTGAGAAGATTGATGTTACCTTGCCGGGGCGCAGCTTTCAGATCGGTACAAAACACGTCTTACAGCAGATCCAAGATCAGATCGAAGACCACTTTTTAAGTCAAGGCTTTCAGGTCATGTATGGTCACGAAATTGAGACTGATGAATATAATTTTGAGCGCATGAATCTGCCTAAAGACCATCCAGCGCGTGATATGCAGGATACTTTTTATTTAACGCCTAATACTCTTTTAAGGACACAGACCTCTGCAATGCAGGCACGTGCAATGGATCAGCATGACTTTGCTAGCGGTCCTTTAAAAATGATCAGTCCTGGTAAAGTATATCGTCGTGATAATGATGATGCGACACATTCCCACCAATTCCATCAAATCGAAGGATTGGTTGTCGGCAGAAAAATTACACTGGCTGATCTGAAGGGCACTCTGCAAGCTTTAACTAATGAACTGTTTGGCAGAGGCCATGCAATGCGTTTTCGACAAAGCTATTTCCCCTTTACTGAACCGAGCTTGGAAGTTGATATTAGCTGGAATATTGTCGACGATCAAACGGCAGCTGAAGATATTGAATGGATCGAAGTGTTAGGTGCTGGTATGGTGCATCCAAATGTTTTAAAAATGGCCAAAATTGATTCAGAAAAGTATTCTGGTTTTGCATTTGGTTTAGGACCTGATCGCTTTGCCATGATCAAGTACGGCATTGATGATATTCGTCATTTTTATTTAGATGATCTGCGTTTTTTGAAACAGTTTAGTCAGGTGGGAGAATAATGAAAGTTTCTGTTAATTGGATCAAAGAGTATATACCAGATTTCCCTGTAACTAATGAGAAGGAAGCCCAGGATTTTTCTGATACGCTAGCGCTAACTTCGACTGAGGTTGAAGAAAACGGCTATCAAATTGCCCAATCTAGCGGCCTGATCGTGGGTAAAATCACTGAAATTCGTCCAATCGAAAATTCAACACATTTAAAGATCACGATCGTTAATACTGGTAAAAAGGATTATCAGATCGTCACCGGAGCACCTAACGCTGCTTTGAACCAGTTGGTTGTGCTGGCTTTGCCTGGGGCTGTTTTAGCGGGCAGCAAAAAAATAGAAGCGACAACTTTGGATGGCCAAATCAGTCAAGGCATGCTTGTCTCTTTACAAGAGATCGCTTTTGATGATTCGATCGCGCCCAAAAAGCATGAAGCCGGCATCTACGTGTTTCCAACTGACAATGATGTGCAGCCTGGTGATGATGCTGTCAAGGCACTTGGGATCGATGATTTGATGATCGATACTGAATTGACAGCCAATCGTGGAGACATGCTATCGATTCGCGGCAATTTATATGAGTTTGCGGCGATTTTAAATAAAAAATTTGTTTATCCTGAAAAAAAATTGCATGAGGGGAAACGACCAGCTGCGGCTCAAATTTCAGCAAGTGTTGATAGCAAACTGGCTAATCCATATTATCTGCGTGTGATCAATGATGTCACAGTCAAAGAAAGCCCTTTGTGGCTGCAGCGGCGTTTATGGAATTCGGGTATTCGTCCAATTAATAATCTGGTCGATGTGACAAATTACATAATGCTTTTATTTGGTCAACCGATGCATGCATTTGACTTAGACCAGTTGCAGCATAAACAAATTAAGCTGGCGCTATCAAAAGATGAAAGTTTAACAACGCTGGATGGCAATAAGCATGACTTAAAAGCTGGTCAAGATATCGTTGTGTACGATGGGGATCAGCCACAAATGCTAGCTGGCGTTATGGGCGGCGTTCAATCTGAAGTAACTCAAAGTACAAAAAATCTTGTTTTGGAAGCAGCTGTTTTCGATCCGGTTTATATCCGTAAAACAGCTCAGCGCTTTAACTTGCATTCACAGGCCAGTCAACGTTTTGAGCGTGGTATCGATGTAGCAAACTGCCAAAAAGCTTTAGATTATGCAGCGGCATTGGTTCAGCAAATTGCCGGCGGTGAAGTTGCTGCTGGTGTTGTTACGGGCTGTGAGGAAATATTGCCTGAGACTAAGATCTTGATTTCTGTCAGTGATATTAATGATTATTTAGGGTCACAAGTCAGCTTAAAAGAGGTTCGCGAAATTTGGGATCGATTGGCCTTCAAATATGATCTGGTCGGAGAACAATTTACAATTTATGCGCCGAAACGGCGTCCTGACATCACGATCAAAGCTGATTTAATTGAAGAGTTTGTCCGAATATATGGATATGACAGAGTACCAATTCACTTGCCGCAGGCCGTTAACGACCGATCTGGTCTGACGATCAGCCAAAAACTGGATCGTGCGATACGTCAATTACTGCTCGGATTAGGACTCAATCAAGCGATCTCTTATTCTTTGACAGATCCTGATCAGGCCAAGACATTCACTTTTCAGCCGGAAAATGAAGTGAAATTATCCAATCCTATGAGTCAAGACAGCTCAGTACTACGTCAATCCCTGCTTTCGACTTTAATACAAACGGCTGCTTATAATGCTGCTAGAAAAGCCGCAGATATTCGTTTATTTGAAACAGGTGCTGTTTTCTTTGATCGTGGTCAAGCCAAAATGCCGAAAGAAAATCACCAGATCGCTGCCTTGATTTCGGGAATCGAGTCGGAGGGCTGGCAGCATCATGAGAATAAATACGATTTTTATTACATGAAAGGCCTCTTGCAAAGTCTGCTTGATAGCCTGGATTTAAAAACAACAGTCACTTATAAGACAGCTGATGACCGTCCGGAAATGCATCCAGGTCAAACGGCTGACGTTTATCTTGGCCAAGAATATCTGGGTTTTGTCGGTCAAATTAATCCAAAAGTTCTGCGAGCTAATAAATTGGCTGCGACCTTTGTTTTTCAAATTGATTTAGATTTGATTCATAAATTGTATAAAAACACGAGTGATTATAGCTTATTGGACAAGTTTCCGGGTATCGAACGAGATCTATCTCTGCTTGTCGATGATAAAGTTGAATCAGCAAGGATCGAAAATCTGATTAAAATTAATGCTGGTCCATATTTGCGCAGGCTGCAGGTCGTGGATGTTTACGAGGGTCTGGAACTCGGATTGAATAAGAAATCAATCGCTTACCGCTTGGAATTTGTCAATCCGCAGGCTACATTGGTCGATGATGAGGCCAACCAGTCTGTTCAAAATGTCATTGATCAATTAGCTCGACAGCTGCAGGCTAGGGTTCGATAAGTTTGCTAAGCTTATAGATATGAAACATTCTTTTTGGCGATCAATTCCACCCGTGACATTAACGATTTTCTTTGTGACTTTGTTTGTTTATCTGATTCAAGTTATCGTTGATGCCTTTATTTACCAATCATTCAGCCCTTTTTTTATTATTGGTCGTTTGATCAGTGGACCTTCAATCCAGTCGATGGTTTTCATGGGTGGGGAAGTCAGCAGTCTCGTCGTTCGTGGTGATTGGTATCGTTTGTTTATGCCGATCCTGCTGCATAGTTCGCTCATGCACATTTTTTCAAATATGCTGACACTGATTATTGTCGGTCCTTTTGTCGAACGGCTATTCGGCCGCGTTAAGTATTTGATTATTTATATCGTGGCTGGTATTTGGGGCAATTTATTGACCTTTATTTTTGATCCAAATCCAAATGTTGTTTCAGTTGGTGCGTCGGGTGCACTTTTTGGTCTCTTCGGTGCTATGATCGCGATCGCTTGGTACAATCGCAATAATTTAGCTTTTAAACGGCAGCTGGTTATTTTTACAGCATTCGCGGTCTTCAACTTAATTAGTAACTTTAGCGCCCCTAGTGTTGATATTTGGGCTCATTTGGGTGGTTTGATCGCAGGTGTCTTGGTTGCACTGGTTTCTAATTTTCCAAGCAGCCAATACGGCGGCATCAAGATCTTGGTCCGGGTCGGATCGGTGATTATTTTACTGCTGCCGTTAGTATGGACAGGTTTTCAAATTATCGGAAACTAGCCATATATCTTGAAAGCGCTTGTTTTTATGGGAAAAAACTTTTAATCTATTATTGAGGTAAAAATGACTAAAGATAAACTAATTGGTGTCGATCTTGGCGGCACAACGATTAAATTTGCAATTCTGACAGCCAATGGTGAAATTCAAGAAAAATGGGCTGTTCCAACTAATATTTTGGATGATGGTTCGCATATCGTTCCTGCGATCGTGGAGTCGATCAATAAGCGGCTATCGCTTTTGCAGCTTGATCCTGAAAGAATTATTGGCATTGGCATGGGGACACCGGGAACGGTCAGCCGCCAAAACGGTACGGTCGAAGCTGCTTATAATTTAAATTGGAAAAGTATCCAGCATGTTCGTGAAGCCGTTCAAAAAGGAACTGGGCTAGACTTTACGATGGATAACGATGCTAATGCTGCAGCGATCGGCGAGCAGTGGAAAGGTGCTGGAGAAAATAATCCGAATGTTGCTTTTATTACACTTGGTACCGGTGTTGGCGGCGGTATTATCGCTAATGGCGAAATGGTTCGCGGTGTTTTCGGTGCTGGCGGCGAATTTGGCCACATGGTCGTTGAGCCTGGCGGTTATCTATGCACTTGCGGCAACCGTGGTTGTTTGGAACAATATTGTTCGGCAACTGGCGTTGTTCATCTCGCACATGATTTCGCTGACGAATATGAAGGCAATTCGCAATTAAAATCGATGCTTGATAATGGCGAAGAAGTCACCTCTAAGACTGTCTTTGATTTAGCTAAGGAAGGCGATTTCTTGGCTAATGAGGTCGTTGATAAAATGGCTTATTATCTTGGCTACGCCACGGCAGCTTTGTCCAATATCTTGAATCCAGCCTACGTTGTCATTGGCGGCGGTGTCTCGGCTGCTGGTAATTTTCTGCTTGAAAAAGTTCAAAAACACTGGACGAAGTATGTACTTTCAACAGTTCGTTCATCAACTAAATTGAAGTTGGCAGTTCTCGGAAATGATGCTGGTGTGATCGGTGCAGCGAGTCTTGCACGTGAATTTGAAAGAAAATGAGTTTTTTACTTCAAATTCGGGTCAATATTTGATAGAATTATTCAGTTGGCTTTGCTTATGAGTTAAGATTAAGCGGACTGATTATAGGGATATAGTATAGAGGTAGTACAGCGGTCTCCAAAACCGTTAGCGGGGGTTCGATTCCCTCTATCCCTGCCATGGCGGTATTGGTGAAGTTGGTTAACACACCGGTTTGTGGTACCGGCACGCGCGGGTTCGAGTCCCACATACCGCCCTTGCAAGTTTCTTTTGGAACTCTTGCATTATTTTTTGCAACAAATGCCGTTGTGGCGGAATTGGCAGACGCGCTGGACTCAAAATCCAGTGGTGGCAACACCGTGTGGGTTCGACTCCCACCGACGGCAAAATAAGCGTTATATCAGAAAGAGTGATATAGCGCTTTTTCTTTGCTTAAATGTTGATATGACGGCGTTTATATATCATTGATAAACATGATCCAAGCTGCTAAATAATATTAAATATGGTACAAAATTGGTACATTAAAAAAATAACCATAGCTTTAATCATTCGTAAATTCTTCGTTAAAACCTAGTTAATTGCTTCGCCAGAATTATACTCACAAATCAGAAACAGTATCATATTGCTTAAATGCATCCAATAACTGCAAGCCACTGGATATTTTCTTTTTAAGAGACACTAAACTCTTAGTAAACAAACATTGCTCATGTCTGTTAGTTGTTCTTTCTAGGCAAACGTTGCTCATCATTACCAGCCTAGAACTGGTGAAACTCGTTTTTCAGCTTCAATCTTAAGACGGAAAAATGAAGTAAGGTGGATTTAGAGTATTCCTAAACACATGCACTTACATATTGGCAAATGTTTATTAGCCTGGTTGTTTTATCTTTACGAAAAGAAAAAACTTTACTAATTTCATAAGATAAAATAAGACATCGCAATATTAAGGAATTAACAATATTTCTTTGAAGATAATCGTTTGAATCAAACGATAACTTATTTTTATCAAGATAAATTTGGTAAGGATCGTGCATTGGCTACTAGGCTTAAAAATCAAAAATCAATTTTATTTATTTGGCGGGCCTCAACGGTATCAACTTCTAGTTTTACCTAGGATTATTTCTTTGCAATGCCGAATTGTTTATCGATCTCATACATACTGTTTAGTTGCGGATTATTTGATTATGATTGACAAAGAGACATTAGCTATTATTGCCAAAGCTTTCGATGAATCCAACTAAGATATGGAATCACTGCTTAATATTTCTTTGGCGAGGTTCCGAGATAGAACTTCCATTATTGTAACCGGCATCTGTAACTTCTAGTTTTAGACCGTCCGAAAGGTGGACAGTTTTGTTGATGCCTTTTTTTTGCTTGAAAAACTGCTTGAATTTGCGTTTGATTCAGAATTTATTTTCTTACTACTACTGACGACTTTCATAGATTTTGTTTTGGAGAAAATCTTTGAGGAGTAGAGACAATAATCAAAAAAATTAATACCTTTTGAAGAAGAGATGCGATTTCTGTGAAGATTAGTTAAATAAGACTCTGGATGTACATAAAAATTTAGTCGAGGTATGTATATCTCTGATAATCTTTTGGCCCAATACCGTGAAGAAAGTATATACCAAGCCTTAAAGAAAATCATTGATTATTATGTTGAATTCCCAGCATAATATCAGTTGATAATCTTCTTAGTATTATCGTGGATTTTGGCTTAATAAAGACTGTACGTATCTAAGTATGGTTTTTATATTCAGACCCTTCAATAGTGCTGAAAAACAACTAAGTACATTTTTAATTAAAAAGCTGTACAAAAGTTATAAGAAAGCGCATACATTTAATATTAATTTCAAAATATAATGAAGTTGTCCCAAGGAGGAACTCTTTTGAACGATAGAAATATTGCTATTCTTACCGAGATCATCAAACATCCCGATATCAAAAGCAAAAAAATAGAAGCAAAATTACATTTAACACGACGCCAGTTATCGTATTCTATTGATCAAATTAATACAGAACTATCTAATGATAATTTACCAACTTTGCAGAGGACACCTCTTGGGACAATTTTAGTATCAGCAGAGATAATTAACTATTTCCTCAAAGATAAAATAAATGGAAAACAAAAAAATGTTTACCATACGGAACAAGAACGTTGTATGATCATTATTCTGTATATCTTAACAGCGAATATACCTTTATCTTTGATTAATATTTATCACTTACTGGGAGTCAGCCAAGCAACGGCAGCGAAGGATATGAGGAACGTTAGGATACTTGTCTCAAAATATCATCTTGAACTCCAAAATAGTTGGCAGAATGGTTACCTTATTGATGGAAACGAACCACAACAACGGTTCCTGATTAATGAAACGATCTCTAACCTAGAAAGATATGATGATAGTCATGAATTGATTGCAAACTTATCAGATATTTCAATTGATGAAATGATACATTTTGTGAGACAAGTGGAACAACAAGTTGGCATTTCATATTCGGATAACGCTTTCAACCACTTGGTGTACTCATTATTAATAAATATTAGTAGGAATCGCGCCAACAAGACAGCTAACGATAATTACTTTTTGAATCAAATTGCTGACACAAAAGAATTTAGTGTTATTTCTAAGCTTGTTAATCCAGATTGGGTAGCCTGCCAATCTGACATAGAATGGATATCCATTTTGTTTCTTTCAGCTAATACGATTAGAGGCAAATTCTCATTCTCTGATTATACGATTTTAAAAGCTATTAAAGAGATGGTTTCATCTTTTGAACAAAAGACGCTTGTTCAAATTCAAAATCATGAAGAATTTGAACAACGGTTATTAGCCCACTTGAGACCTGCTGTTTACCGTGTGAAATACGGTCTACATCTCAATGATATCAATACATCACAAATATTAATTAAGGACTCGCAATATGAATTCTTAGCTGCAAGTATCAGAAAAATAATATCTCCTCTAGAGCAGATAACAGGAAAAAAATTCCCAGAAAATGAAGTCAAATTAATTGTTTTTTATTTTGGTGGTGATTTAGAGAATGCTAAAAATTTGTCAATAATAAAGCCGAAAGCAGCCGTAGTATGTACCAATGGTGTGATTGTATCAAAATTGATGTTTCAAAACTTAGTTCATTTATTTCCTGAAATTGCCTTTTTATCAGCAACTTCTGTCAGAGATTTTGAAACATTTTCTGATGATTATGACTTAGTATTTACTACGGTTCCTTTGAAGACAAACGCAAAGCAGTATATTATTCAGCCAATTGTCTCCCCTGAAGATGCTATAAAACTTCGTTACAGGGTTCTGAATGAATTTGGATTAAAGAATATTGAAACCACTTTAGATAAAATTATACAAATAGTTCGAAAACACGTAAATTCAATTGATGTGACAGGATTAAAAGGTGATTTGAAGCAATGGCTATCGACTGAGCAGCAAACTTATAGTATTCAAAAGGAACTCCCGGATTTGTCTGACTATATCGCCCCTCAACTTATGTGCTTATTAGATAAAAAGGTTGACTGGCAAGATGCATTGGAAATTGCCGCTGAACCATTAATCAGAAGCGGAATTGTGAATCAAAAGTATTTAAATACAATTTTAAAAAATACTGAATCCGAAAAAAATTATAGTTTTCTAGGATCTCAAATTGCGATTCCACACACAACAGCGGAGAACGGTATTTTAAATGATGGTTTTGGTTTTACAGTTCTAAAACATGCAGTCAAGTTTCCTACAGGGCAAAGCATATCTATAATTGTGCCTATTGCAATTTGTGATACGAAAAAACATCTTCGAGCAATTGAACAATTGACCTCTATAGCAAGTGACGCAAAACTGATTCATCAAATTATTTCTGCCTCAGATACGGAAACTATATATCAACTTATAAAGAAAAAAGAAAAGGAGACAGCAATTGACGCTAATTGACGCTAATCTAGTTTTCACTGATGTCGATGTAGAGGATAAGGTCGCTTTAATTGATTTTTTAGCAGACAAATTATATGAAAATGGCAATGTAAAAATAACTTTCCAAGAGGCTGTAGAAAAAAGAGAGCAAAAGTATCCAACCGGTTTACCAACAGGTGCCATACAAGTAGCTATTCCACATACAGATGCTAAGTATGTTAATAAATCGGTAATTGCTTTTGCTAATTTGAAGCACCCAATTGAGTTTCAAAACATGGCAATAAATGGCGAGACCTTGAAAGTCTCGGTTGTTGTCATGCTAGCCATAGCGGAACCTCACGGACAAGTTAAAACTTTAGAAAAGCTCATGTCAATTTTTCAGGACGAAAAACTCTTAGTCTCTTTATCCAGTGAAAAAGATTCAAAAAAAATTTATCAGAAGCTTGTAAAGCTTCTCTAACAAAGAAAGATGGTATTTATACAATGAAAGACATTATTAATTTCATTATGTACATAGTCAGTTTAGGGCCTACTGTGATGATCCCGATTGTCATGTTGATTTTTGGCTTAGCTGTTCGTGTTCCCTTTACTAAAGCTTTGCGCGGTGGTTTGATGGTGGGAATCGGCTTTATCGGCTTAAACGCTACGGTTTCTATTTTGACCAGTGTTATGAATCCTGCAATTCAAAACATGATTAAAATCATGCACATGAATTTGCAAGTCATTGATGTCGGCTGGCCCTCAGCGAGTGCTATAGCCTATGGAACGGCTGTGGGTGTAAGTATTATCCCATTGGGGATACTAATCAATATTCTGATGCTGGTATCCAAAACAACTTCAACGATTGACGTTGATATTTGGGATTTTTGGCATTTTGCATTTTCTGGTTCTTTGGTCTTTGCTTTGACCAAAGATATCACTTTCAGTCTCTTCTGCGCTTCCATGAACATGATCATTATTATGGTTATTGCTGATAGAACTGCACCGTTGTCGGAAAAATATCTTGGTTTACCAGGGATTTCTATTCCTCATGGCTATGCTGGATCATTTGTTCCAATTGCGATTGTGATGAATTGGATTCTTGAAAGAATCCCTGGAATCAATAAAGTCCATCTAGATGCTAAGGGCTTTAACAAAAAATTTGGTGCATGGGGTGAACCAACTTTGTTAGGATTCATTATTGGATGTGCTATCGGGACACTGGCCTATGTTGCTGCTCCAGGACTTTCAATTCCTGATAAATTGGGGAAAATTATGCTGATGGGTGTGACGCTTTCAGCGGTCATGATCATTACACCGAAAATGGCTGCTCTACTTCTTCAAGGTGTTATACCAGTCTCGGGAGCTATTCAAAAGTATATTCAAAAGAAGTTTTCCGGAAAACGTAAAATCTATATTGGCATGGATACTGCTGTAGGCATTGGAAGTCCAGTAGTATTAGCATGTGCTACGCTTATGATTCCGGTCGCTTTGGTATTTGCTTTTATTTTACCAGGTAACCAATTTATGCCTACAATTGGTCTGGTTGGATTTGTCTTCATGTTTCCATTAATAGTGGCAATTTGTCATGGGGATTTCTTCCGTTCCTTTATTATTGGTGCTGTAAATGTTGTTTTGGGTCTTTGGATAGCGACCAATTTGGCCCCACTAGTAACTCGCGCTGCACGTTCAGCTAAGTTTTCCATTCCAAAAGGATCCTCATTGATTAGCAGTATTGATTACGGTTCCAACCCTTTTCCATGGGTATTTGTTCATATCGCTCAATTCAAAATTTTAGTTTATATTTTGGGAACGATTCTCTGTGTTGGTCTGGCTCTTTGGAATAGAAAGAAAATCATTGAAAGCGAAAAGGCTGTCGTTGCGCCTGCAGATTCAAAATAAAACTTGTTAAATGTCCACAGAAGGTAAAGGAGAAACATTATTATGAAAAAAATTTTTGTAGCGTGTGGCGCAGGAGTAGTTACTAGTACGATTGCCATTACTAAATTAAAAGAGGGATTAGAAGAACGCAATATCCCTGAAGATAATTATAAAATTGGTCAAGGCTCAGTTGGAGAAATTGAATCAAACGCCGGAGATTACGATGCTGTTTTAGTTACTTCACAATATGAAAGTGATAACGTCAATATTCCAATCATCAATGGAATATCGCTCTTAACTGGTG is part of the Oenococcus sicerae genome and encodes:
- the pheT gene encoding phenylalanine--tRNA ligase subunit beta, with translation MKVSVNWIKEYIPDFPVTNEKEAQDFSDTLALTSTEVEENGYQIAQSSGLIVGKITEIRPIENSTHLKITIVNTGKKDYQIVTGAPNAALNQLVVLALPGAVLAGSKKIEATTLDGQISQGMLVSLQEIAFDDSIAPKKHEAGIYVFPTDNDVQPGDDAVKALGIDDLMIDTELTANRGDMLSIRGNLYEFAAILNKKFVYPEKKLHEGKRPAAAQISASVDSKLANPYYLRVINDVTVKESPLWLQRRLWNSGIRPINNLVDVTNYIMLLFGQPMHAFDLDQLQHKQIKLALSKDESLTTLDGNKHDLKAGQDIVVYDGDQPQMLAGVMGGVQSEVTQSTKNLVLEAAVFDPVYIRKTAQRFNLHSQASQRFERGIDVANCQKALDYAAALVQQIAGGEVAAGVVTGCEEILPETKILISVSDINDYLGSQVSLKEVREIWDRLAFKYDLVGEQFTIYAPKRRPDITIKADLIEEFVRIYGYDRVPIHLPQAVNDRSGLTISQKLDRAIRQLLLGLGLNQAISYSLTDPDQAKTFTFQPENEVKLSNPMSQDSSVLRQSLLSTLIQTAAYNAARKAADIRLFETGAVFFDRGQAKMPKENHQIAALISGIESEGWQHHENKYDFYYMKGLLQSLLDSLDLKTTVTYKTADDRPEMHPGQTADVYLGQEYLGFVGQINPKVLRANKLAATFVFQIDLDLIHKLYKNTSDYSLLDKFPGIERDLSLLVDDKVESARIENLIKINAGPYLRRLQVVDVYEGLELGLNKKSIAYRLEFVNPQATLVDDEANQSVQNVIDQLARQLQARVR
- the yidC gene encoding membrane protein insertase YidC, which encodes MSKEKVGVWQSIRRLIIVALIALEILLMTGGYTKTGRTWLWISKYMVDFMQWMANDVFKSTNGIGFAIIAITAVIRLILLPIMFDQQRQSTIQAEKMAMLQPQLTKVQAALKTAETQEEKLAVNNAMMSVYRENNVSMMGGMNFLSMLIQLPIISALYTAIRLSTSVLKVDHVDPAVFNKLFPLNGAHFFGIALYKPSLIIAIVAAIFYFAQSWFTLQTTPEAQRKQMQTMIWMSPVMIFFFSIFQSAALGLYFMVGGLFVLIQTLIILKIRPGIQAKIHREFKVKNVADDLLAKAAANTSEQDLAKDITNDVSTEEIDPNKGAHKRNAGKQQRKPKI
- a CDS encoding winged helix-turn-helix transcriptional regulator, giving the protein MAERIELTQSAFEILGRKWNGLIIQSLLDSSRGSLHFAELSRNVRACSDRVLTVRLKELEDADIIERVCCPDNGKLGYRLTKKGGSMRPLMSEISTWAAKNI
- the pheS gene encoding phenylalanine--tRNA ligase subunit alpha, giving the protein MDIKEKLDELNKKISAEIDHSTNIDLVENIRVHLLGKKGELTKILKGLKDLTPSEKPVVGQLANQIRTQLEAEIADKKNSLEELKLNAKLATEKIDVTLPGRSFQIGTKHVLQQIQDQIEDHFLSQGFQVMYGHEIETDEYNFERMNLPKDHPARDMQDTFYLTPNTLLRTQTSAMQARAMDQHDFASGPLKMISPGKVYRRDNDDATHSHQFHQIEGLVVGRKITLADLKGTLQALTNELFGRGHAMRFRQSYFPFTEPSLEVDISWNIVDDQTAAEDIEWIEVLGAGMVHPNVLKMAKIDSEKYSGFAFGLGPDRFAMIKYGIDDIRHFYLDDLRFLKQFSQVGE
- a CDS encoding TrmH family RNA methyltransferase, which encodes MEIITSNQNSRVKIWTSLQTAKGREQSGSYLLDGWHLVQEALNQAAPIQAIIATEAQMSAHLIDVPQGVPAFQVTEEVARHIAKTNNPQGIFAQTSLPNNSFDPKYIHSGSWLLLDEIQDPGNAGTLIRTADAAGFEGVALSAGSADPFNPKVVRAMQGSQFHLKVVKDVDLAAWIDALEENDYDVFGTTLSATSVDYKTIVPEKNFALILGNEGQGMKAELQAKTTANLHINFPGKAESLNVAVAGGILMFALN
- a CDS encoding rhomboid family intramembrane serine protease; amino-acid sequence: MKHSFWRSIPPVTLTIFFVTLFVYLIQVIVDAFIYQSFSPFFIIGRLISGPSIQSMVFMGGEVSSLVVRGDWYRLFMPILLHSSLMHIFSNMLTLIIVGPFVERLFGRVKYLIIYIVAGIWGNLLTFIFDPNPNVVSVGASGALFGLFGAMIAIAWYNRNNLAFKRQLVIFTAFAVFNLISNFSAPSVDIWAHLGGLIAGVLVALVSNFPSSQYGGIKILVRVGSVIILLLPLVWTGFQIIGN